TCGCGCAGGGGGAACGGGGGACACCGGGCAGCAAGGTTTCACGTGAAACACATTGCGGACCTTCGATCCGCGTCAGCCGAGCGGACGCTTCTGTGCGGCGCCTGGACGACGGGGAAGCGGTCGCACGGGAGGCCCGGTCTTCGCGAAGAGGTACACCGTCCTCTCGTCCGCCCCGGGCACGGAGAGCGAGGCGACCCGGATCAGCCGGAGGCCCACGACGTCGCCGGCTCGACGTGCCCGATCCTCCTCGTCCGTCATGCGCCGCCCCTTCAGCGCGAGCAGGTGCCCGCCGATGTGCAGGAGCGGTGCCGCCAACTCCTCCAGGCTCGCCAGAGAGGACACGGCGCGAGCCGTCGCCGCGGCGTACGCCTCCGGCATCCTCAGCGCCCACTCCTCGGCCCTGGCCGAAGCGACATTCGCCTCCAGGCGAAGGTCCGACACGACGGACTCGAGGAACCGGGCCTTCTTCCCGTTGCTTTCGAGCAGGGTCACCGCCCGGCCCGTCGCTATCGCCAGCGGTATGCCGGGGTATCCAGCCCCGCTTCCGATGTCGACGAACGGGCCCGGCGGGGCGGCAGCGAGGAGCGGGGCCGCCGCGAGTGAGTCGAGCACGTGGAGGCGGATGGCCTCGCGCGTCTCGGTGACGGCGGTGAGGTTCGTGGTAGCGTTCGCGGCGAGGACGAGCTCGAGGTGCAGAGCCAGCCGTTCGGAATCGGCTTCGCTCAGAAGGACGCCGAGCGAACGGCTCTCGGCTGCGATCGACTCCGCGATCCGGTCCTGATGTTCCACGTGAAACATCGTATCACTCCGAGGACTGCGGTCGGCAGAACCTTCCGTCCCGGCCGCCTCTGATATACTCGACGGGACTGCGCGCGGAAAGGGGAGGGCGTGGAGAAGGCAGCCGAACCGGGCCGGTCGGCGCGGAGGGGGATCCTCGCCGTCGTCAACCAGAAGGGGGGCGTCGGCAAGAGCACGACGGCCGTCAACCTTGCGGCTGCTCTCGGTGAGCTGGGGCGAAAGGTCCTGCTCGTGGACCTGGACCCACAGGGGAACGCCACGTCGGGATTCGGGCTCAACAAGAACCAGCGCGAACGGTGCGTGTACAACGCCCTGCTGGACGACGTCCCGATGGCCCAGCTCATCGAACCGGTCTCGGTCGAACATGTGTTCGTGGTGCCGGCCACGATCCAGCTCGCCGGCG
This Coriobacteriia bacterium DNA region includes the following protein-coding sequences:
- the rsmG gene encoding 16S rRNA (guanine(527)-N(7))-methyltransferase RsmG is translated as MFHVEHQDRIAESIAAESRSLGVLLSEADSERLALHLELVLAANATTNLTAVTETREAIRLHVLDSLAAAPLLAAAPPGPFVDIGSGAGYPGIPLAIATGRAVTLLESNGKKARFLESVVSDLRLEANVASARAEEWALRMPEAYAAATARAVSSLASLEELAAPLLHIGGHLLALKGRRMTDEEDRARRAGDVVGLRLIRVASLSVPGADERTVYLFAKTGPPVRPLPRRPGAAQKRPLG